The following proteins are co-located in the Haloarcula marismortui ATCC 43049 genome:
- a CDS encoding metal-dependent hydrolase: protein MWPWGHLAVAYLVYVVYTQFDPTRRQTAATLTALAVGSQFPDLIDKPFAWTFGVLPSGRSLAHSLFTLLLVAVVLHRLAVRYRRTDLSTAFTLGAFVHTLTDMGPTAVIGVLGGDLTQLQWLRFLVWPLQPPPPYANDTSFVEQFASLSFDPYVLFQFGLFGLAVAVWLAHGAPGLRSVTRRSKAAFTESAD from the coding sequence ATGTGGCCGTGGGGACATCTCGCCGTCGCCTACCTCGTCTACGTCGTGTACACTCAGTTTGACCCGACCCGTCGCCAGACAGCGGCCACGCTGACCGCGTTGGCGGTGGGGTCGCAGTTTCCAGACCTGATCGACAAGCCCTTCGCCTGGACGTTCGGCGTCTTGCCGTCCGGGCGGTCACTTGCCCATTCGCTGTTCACGCTCCTCCTTGTTGCCGTAGTCTTACACCGGCTCGCAGTCCGATATCGCCGAACGGACCTCTCGACAGCGTTCACGCTCGGTGCATTCGTACACACGCTGACTGATATGGGCCCGACAGCAGTAATCGGGGTGCTTGGCGGTGACCTGACACAGCTTCAGTGGCTTCGCTTTCTCGTCTGGCCGCTCCAGCCACCGCCGCCGTACGCCAACGACACCTCCTTCGTTGAGCAGTTCGCCTCGCTCTCGTTCGACCCGTACGTCCTGTTTCAGTTCGGACTGTTCGGCCTCGCTGTCGCCGTATGGCTCGCTCACGGCGCGCCCGGGCTTCGGTCGGTCACTCGCCGGAGCAAAGCAGCGTTCACCGAATCTGCAGACTAG
- a CDS encoding GMC family oxidoreductase — protein MDREPSERADVCVVGAGPAGALVASQLASDGQNIVVLEAGPRFDRSNREQQMEEAIRPGDHGSVWEMGGDRDAFSASGERYYPLNISRVKGVGGSTLHWQGMVMRLHPSDFDGSHDTDDPAWPISYDDLRPYYADAERALGVAGDADNPFAPPRDGAYPLPGFPPSYSDSLFAEACERLGITMHSVPNARNSEPYDGRGPCVGYGTCQPVCPSGAKYDASVHIEDAEARGARVVDRAPVQRLVTDTDGRIEAAVYATPDGTEHRQTAREFVIAAGGVETPRLLLLSASEDHPDGLANSSGLVGHYFMDHLFAGAGGTLDRETRQNHVGFLTSECHQFYDDPGQAVERVADSETVVAATDEALSPLKLEFLNYAGPSPVELALSGEEWGDTLLSSLRESYGNSIAMGGLVGQPPRKENRVTLDTSTTDDHGNPVPDIKWSWGDRLERSLSRANEIQHAVLSELGVDISWTVGPADTGPAYHHMGTTRMGTDPDKSVVDPQLRTHDVANLSIASSSVFVTAGSMNPTLTIAALALKCADHVSERL, from the coding sequence ATGGACCGGGAGCCGTCCGAGCGGGCGGATGTCTGTGTCGTTGGGGCCGGGCCGGCAGGGGCACTCGTCGCGAGCCAACTCGCCAGCGACGGACAGAACATAGTCGTGTTAGAGGCCGGGCCGCGGTTCGACAGGTCGAACCGAGAGCAGCAGATGGAAGAGGCAATCCGACCCGGCGACCACGGCTCCGTCTGGGAGATGGGCGGCGACCGCGACGCGTTCAGTGCGAGCGGCGAGCGGTACTACCCGCTGAACATCTCACGAGTGAAAGGCGTCGGCGGGTCGACGCTGCACTGGCAGGGGATGGTGATGCGGCTGCACCCCTCGGATTTCGACGGGAGCCACGACACCGACGATCCGGCATGGCCGATCAGCTACGACGACCTGCGGCCGTACTACGCCGACGCTGAGCGGGCGCTGGGTGTCGCCGGCGACGCAGACAACCCCTTTGCACCGCCGCGAGACGGTGCATATCCGCTGCCCGGGTTCCCGCCATCATACAGCGACTCGTTGTTTGCTGAGGCCTGCGAGCGGTTGGGCATCACGATGCACTCCGTGCCAAACGCCCGGAACTCAGAACCGTACGATGGGCGAGGGCCATGCGTCGGCTACGGGACCTGCCAGCCGGTCTGTCCCTCCGGCGCGAAGTATGATGCCAGCGTCCATATCGAGGACGCGGAAGCCAGAGGGGCACGCGTTGTCGACCGCGCGCCGGTCCAGCGTCTTGTTACTGACACCGACGGACGCATCGAGGCGGCCGTCTACGCGACGCCGGACGGGACTGAACACCGACAGACGGCCCGCGAGTTCGTCATCGCGGCAGGTGGCGTCGAGACGCCCCGACTCCTTCTCCTGTCGGCGAGCGAGGACCACCCGGACGGGCTGGCGAACAGTTCTGGACTGGTCGGCCACTATTTCATGGACCATCTGTTCGCCGGGGCAGGCGGGACGCTCGACCGTGAAACGCGCCAGAACCACGTCGGCTTTCTCACGAGCGAGTGCCACCAGTTCTACGACGACCCCGGGCAGGCAGTCGAGCGTGTCGCGGACAGCGAGACGGTCGTTGCGGCGACCGACGAGGCGCTGTCGCCGCTGAAACTGGAGTTCCTGAACTACGCCGGTCCGTCGCCGGTCGAACTCGCGCTCTCTGGCGAGGAGTGGGGCGATACGCTGCTGTCGAGCCTCCGCGAGAGTTACGGCAACAGCATCGCGATGGGCGGACTGGTCGGCCAGCCGCCGCGGAAGGAAAACCGCGTAACGCTGGACACGTCAACGACGGACGACCACGGGAACCCGGTGCCGGACATCAAGTGGTCGTGGGGCGACAGGCTGGAACGGTCGCTCTCGCGGGCGAACGAGATTCAACACGCCGTGCTGTCGGAGCTGGGCGTCGACATCTCGTGGACGGTCGGACCGGCTGACACCGGGCCGGCGTACCACCACATGGGCACGACGCGGATGGGGACCGACCCTGACAAGAGCGTGGTCGATCCGCAACTACGGACACACGACGTGGCGAACCTCTCGATTGCGTCCTCGTCGGTGTTCGTTACCGCCGGGTCGATGAATCCGACGCTGACCATCGCCGCGCTCGCGCTGAAGTGCGCGGACCACGTTTCTGAACGACTCTAG
- a CDS encoding DMT family transporter: protein MRFRNAILFVALAIAWGSAFTAIKAGLEYFPPILFAAFRYDLAGLLMLGYAVYATDQWVPKSRTDWIVVGIGGSLLIAAYHIFLFVGEQGTTSAAAAIVVSLSPILTTGFARAFLPDERLTTLGIVGLLVGFLGVGVLSNPDPGNLLNPRTVSLFLVFLAAASFALGSVLTRRFDDDLEIETMEAWSMLLGAVLMHGISFGVSESVADVQWTTEAVLALLYLVVVASALGFLIYFDLLERLGPIEINLVSYAAPVVAAATGLLFLSETPTVYTGVGFTCILVGFGLLKRDALRNEVARFSGTPNRGE, encoded by the coding sequence ATGCGGTTCCGCAACGCCATCCTCTTCGTCGCGCTCGCAATCGCCTGGGGCAGCGCCTTCACCGCGATCAAGGCTGGGCTGGAGTATTTCCCGCCAATCCTGTTTGCGGCGTTCCGGTACGACCTCGCCGGCCTGTTGATGCTCGGCTACGCGGTGTACGCTACCGACCAGTGGGTCCCGAAAAGTCGGACCGACTGGATTGTCGTGGGTATCGGCGGCTCACTCCTGATCGCCGCATACCACATCTTCTTGTTCGTCGGCGAGCAAGGAACCACCAGTGCCGCCGCCGCTATCGTCGTGAGCCTCTCGCCGATTCTTACCACCGGGTTCGCGCGTGCGTTTCTCCCGGACGAACGGCTCACGACGCTGGGCATCGTCGGCCTCCTTGTCGGGTTCCTCGGTGTCGGCGTTCTCAGCAACCCCGACCCGGGGAACCTTCTCAACCCCCGGACCGTGTCGCTGTTTCTTGTATTCCTCGCGGCCGCGTCGTTCGCCCTCGGGAGCGTGTTGACCCGTCGGTTCGACGACGACTTGGAGATAGAGACGATGGAAGCGTGGTCGATGCTGCTCGGTGCAGTGCTCATGCACGGCATCAGTTTCGGTGTCTCCGAATCGGTTGCCGACGTTCAGTGGACTACTGAGGCCGTGCTGGCCCTGCTGTATCTGGTTGTCGTCGCCAGCGCCCTCGGCTTCCTCATCTACTTCGATTTGCTTGAGCGGCTGGGACCCATCGAAATCAACCTCGTCTCCTACGCCGCGCCAGTCGTCGCCGCCGCCACTGGACTGCTGTTTCTCAGCGAGACGCCGACGGTCTACACAGGTGTCGGATTCACCTGTATCCTCGTCGGGTTCGGACTGCTGAAACGGGACGCGCTACGAAACGAGGTTGCGCGGTTCAGCGGGACGCCGAACCGCGGGGAGTAA
- a CDS encoding alanyl-tRNA editing protein: MTGTAAAEPTVTTFTSNVDRIDTTAVVLTDTYFYAEGGGQPADRGTLDGVAVVDVQHRNGDIVHELAEPPTFGPGETVEGQVDTAFRTYCMRAHTASHVLYGAGRRLLSDLGYGGFDISARVPDEADDDDFGPAITGKVRVDFETTTEIGDETLTELERLTNRAVWESYDVTWEEIPRDEALGRDDIAFNTKTEEGIEGETVRVVTIDGWDVAACGGTHVGNTREIGPVTVLGRSNPGEGLTRVEFAVGPRAIRRRATEHERAMTAAQSLDTNVAELPAAVDGLQSECDDLRETVSSLRERLVDSRLADLRDDAIEVDGQRWLVGTVAGLDANALADRAESAVGDDVDVAALVDADGQYLGVGTTGGVDAGEVVDQVTTEFGGGGGGRPTVAQGGGLGADGDEIVAFLRDESVTADSGD, encoded by the coding sequence ATGACGGGAACAGCCGCAGCCGAGCCCACTGTGACGACCTTCACGTCGAACGTCGACCGTATCGATACGACTGCTGTCGTGCTAACAGACACGTACTTCTACGCTGAAGGCGGCGGACAGCCGGCGGACCGGGGAACACTCGATGGCGTCGCGGTCGTTGACGTCCAGCACCGAAACGGCGACATCGTTCACGAACTGGCCGAGCCGCCGACGTTCGGCCCGGGCGAGACAGTCGAAGGTCAGGTTGACACGGCGTTTCGGACGTACTGCATGCGTGCACACACCGCCAGCCACGTCCTCTACGGCGCTGGTCGGCGGCTGCTGTCGGACCTCGGCTACGGCGGCTTCGACATCAGCGCGAGAGTCCCGGACGAAGCCGATGACGACGACTTTGGGCCGGCCATCACCGGAAAGGTGCGGGTAGATTTCGAAACGACGACCGAAATCGGCGACGAGACACTCACCGAACTTGAGCGGCTGACTAACCGCGCCGTCTGGGAATCCTACGACGTGACCTGGGAAGAAATTCCGCGTGACGAGGCACTGGGTCGCGACGATATCGCGTTCAATACGAAGACCGAAGAGGGAATCGAGGGCGAGACAGTTCGGGTCGTCACCATCGACGGCTGGGACGTGGCAGCCTGTGGTGGGACACACGTCGGGAACACCCGCGAAATCGGGCCCGTGACGGTACTCGGTCGGTCCAATCCCGGAGAGGGATTGACTCGCGTCGAGTTCGCCGTCGGCCCGCGTGCTATCCGCCGGCGGGCGACCGAACACGAGCGGGCGATGACTGCCGCCCAGTCGCTGGATACGAACGTTGCGGAGCTCCCGGCCGCTGTGGACGGACTCCAGTCAGAATGCGACGACCTCCGGGAGACGGTGTCGTCCCTCCGAGAGCGCCTCGTCGATTCCCGTCTCGCTGACCTGCGTGACGACGCCATCGAAGTGGACGGGCAGCGGTGGCTCGTCGGCACCGTGGCAGGGCTCGACGCAAACGCACTGGCCGACCGAGCGGAGTCCGCTGTCGGTGACGACGTCGACGTGGCCGCGCTGGTGGACGCCGACGGCCAGTACCTGGGCGTCGGGACGACCGGCGGCGTCGACGCCGGTGAAGTGGTCGATCAGGTGACTACAGAGTTCGGTGGCGGCGGTGGCGGGCGACCGACAGTCGCTCAGGGCGGGGGACTCGGTGCCGACGGGGACGAAATCGTCGCGTTCCTCCGGGACGAGTCAGTGACGGCAGACAGCGGCGACTGA
- a CDS encoding HD domain-containing protein, translating into MSVDRPDTGGRIYDPEADHAFPDGRLNAVLDTVTTDEEIQAYLEAQNINPVARKRYNDHGAKHIGIVRNRALCLYDLLKQAGVEFNGAADHGLDEADEAVIIALATTLHDIGHVVHRDSHPYYSIPLAADILDDLLDEFYDIRQAVQIKGEVLHAILCHHTEENPLTLEAGVVRVADALDMERGRSRIPYKRGGRGIDTVSSQAIETVTLSLGDDYPVLVEIAMNNAAGVYQVDNLLKAKLKDSGLEEHVRIVALNTREDGNQIVERIEL; encoded by the coding sequence ATGAGTGTTGATAGACCTGATACCGGTGGCCGTATTTATGACCCCGAGGCGGATCACGCGTTCCCGGACGGGCGGCTGAACGCAGTTCTCGACACCGTCACGACTGACGAAGAGATTCAGGCGTATCTCGAAGCTCAGAACATCAACCCCGTCGCACGCAAGCGGTACAACGACCACGGCGCGAAACACATCGGCATCGTTCGAAACCGAGCGCTGTGTCTGTATGACCTCCTCAAGCAGGCCGGCGTTGAGTTCAACGGCGCAGCCGACCACGGACTCGATGAGGCCGATGAGGCCGTTATTATTGCACTTGCGACGACGCTACACGATATCGGGCACGTTGTCCACCGCGATTCACACCCGTACTACTCGATTCCACTGGCCGCTGACATTCTCGATGACTTGCTCGATGAGTTCTACGACATCCGTCAGGCGGTTCAAATAAAAGGTGAAGTACTCCACGCAATTCTCTGCCATCACACCGAGGAAAACCCACTGACGCTGGAAGCCGGCGTCGTCCGCGTCGCCGACGCGCTGGACATGGAACGTGGCCGTTCGCGCATTCCGTACAAGCGCGGCGGTCGCGGTATCGACACCGTTTCCAGCCAGGCTATCGAGACGGTGACGCTGAGCCTGGGCGACGACTATCCCGTCCTCGTCGAAATCGCGATGAACAACGCGGCCGGTGTCTATCAGGTCGATAACCTTCTGAAAGCCAAACTCAAGGACTCTGGCCTGGAAGAACACGTCCGTATCGTCGCGCTCAACACTCGGGAGGACGGCAACCAGATTGTCGAGCGAATCGAACTCTAA
- a CDS encoding peroxiredoxin, with amino-acid sequence MVSVGDVAPDFTAPIANGDVDEITLSEALDDGPVVLAFFPGAFTSVCSHEMNSFQDRLDELTEAGATLYGVSIDTPFSQNAFRDELGLEFDLVSDSGREIVDSYDISMDFEALGVPNVAKRAVFVIDENQEVTYAWVSDDPGVEPDYDEVIDAAT; translated from the coding sequence ATGGTCTCAGTTGGAGACGTTGCACCTGATTTCACGGCACCGATCGCAAACGGCGACGTTGACGAGATAACGCTGTCTGAAGCGCTTGACGACGGGCCCGTTGTGCTCGCGTTCTTCCCGGGCGCGTTCACCAGCGTTTGCAGTCACGAGATGAACTCGTTTCAGGACCGACTCGACGAACTCACTGAAGCGGGGGCGACGCTGTACGGTGTCAGCATCGACACACCGTTCTCACAGAACGCGTTCCGGGACGAACTGGGGCTCGAGTTCGACCTCGTCAGTGACTCAGGCCGGGAGATTGTCGATTCCTACGACATTTCGATGGACTTTGAGGCGCTCGGCGTCCCGAACGTAGCCAAGCGGGCCGTCTTCGTTATCGACGAAAATCAAGAAGTCACGTACGCTTGGGTCAGCGACGACCCTGGCGTCGAACCGGACTACGACGAGGTTATTGACGCCGCCACCTGA
- the surE gene encoding 5'/3'-nucleotidase SurE, with the protein MDEPTILLTNDDGIESAGLRAVYDGLSTVGDVTAVAPAEDQSAVGRAISHEVTVHEHELGYAVEGTPSDCVVAGLEALVTDTDLVVAGCNRGANLGAYVLGRSGTVSAAVEATFFDVPAMAVSMYIPVREDAAFADIEANGDSYREAAKATTYLADHAVDAGVFEQCDYLNINAPVAEWGDAQMTVTRPSHLYEMDAEQDGDAVTLHDRIWEHMADGDIPDPEGTDRRAVVDGKVSVSPLTAPHTTEHHEALDAIAETYEPDDGGEAAD; encoded by the coding sequence ATGGACGAGCCGACGATTCTGCTGACGAACGACGACGGCATCGAGAGCGCCGGCCTCCGGGCAGTGTACGATGGTCTCTCGACGGTCGGCGACGTGACCGCGGTCGCCCCGGCGGAGGACCAGAGCGCGGTCGGTCGGGCTATTTCCCACGAAGTAACCGTCCACGAGCACGAACTCGGCTATGCTGTCGAGGGGACGCCCTCAGACTGCGTCGTGGCGGGGCTGGAAGCGCTCGTCACCGACACCGACCTCGTCGTCGCGGGCTGTAACCGCGGGGCGAACCTCGGCGCGTACGTTCTCGGCCGCTCGGGGACCGTCAGCGCCGCCGTCGAGGCCACCTTCTTTGACGTGCCGGCGATGGCCGTCTCGATGTACATCCCGGTCCGCGAAGACGCCGCCTTCGCGGACATCGAGGCCAACGGCGACAGTTACCGCGAGGCGGCGAAAGCGACAACCTACCTTGCCGACCACGCCGTCGACGCCGGCGTGTTCGAGCAGTGCGACTACCTGAATATCAACGCCCCCGTCGCCGAGTGGGGCGACGCACAGATGACGGTCACCCGACCGTCCCACCTCTACGAGATGGACGCCGAACAGGATGGCGACGCTGTGACGCTCCACGACCGCATCTGGGAGCACATGGCCGACGGCGACATCCCCGACCCTGAGGGGACCGACCGTCGCGCCGTCGTCGACGGAAAGGTCAGCGTCTCGCCGCTGACCGCGCCGCACACGACGGAGCATCACGAGGCCCTCGACGCGATTGCGGAGACGTACGAGCCGGACGACGGCGGCGAGGCGGCCGACTGA
- a CDS encoding twin-arginine translocase TatA/TatE family subunit, which translates to MPGTTEMMVILLIAVLLFGANKIPKLARSTGEAMGEFQKGREEVEQELEEMRDGGAAEGTDASTVDSAESTETATETET; encoded by the coding sequence ATGCCCGGGACGACGGAGATGATGGTCATCCTCCTCATCGCCGTCCTGCTGTTCGGCGCGAACAAGATTCCGAAACTAGCGCGGTCGACTGGCGAAGCCATGGGTGAGTTCCAGAAGGGGCGAGAAGAAGTCGAACAGGAACTCGAAGAAATGCGCGACGGCGGCGCTGCAGAAGGGACCGATGCGTCCACCGTGGACTCGGCCGAGTCGACCGAAACGGCGACGGAAACCGAGACGTAA